The sequence below is a genomic window from Thermodesulfobium sp. 4217-1.
CATTTTTTCCAATATTTCAATGGCTTCTTCATGCTTCATTCTATCTGTTCTATATGGTCTTTGCTGTCTAAGTGCAGCATAGATGTCTGCAACTGCTATAATTCTTTGTAGTTTACTAAGATCATTCCCCTCCAAACCAAATGGATAACCGCTGCCATCTAAACATTCGTGATGAAAAGATGCTATATCTATAATTTCTTTATCTAATCCCAGAGAGTTTAAAAATGAATATGTATAATAAGCGTGCGATTTCATGGTTAGCCATTCACTTCCTGTTAATTTATCAGGTTTTTCTAGAATATCAAGCGGGATAAAAATTTTTCCAATATCGTGCAAAAAGCCAGCGGTTTCGATCTTTTGGCAGTCCATTGGGGGAAATCCCATTGCTTTGGCAATTGACACAGCAGTATAGGTTACGTCGATCGAGTGAAGTTTGGTAAACTCGCTCTTTGCGTCAACAAAATTTTTTGCAATAGTTTTAGCTAAATCTCCTAATTGCTCATCATTTAGGATTTCAAATCTATCTTCTACTAACAAAGAATTTTCTTTCTTTAACTCTTCAAGGTTGTTTAGTAAAAATAAGAAGAAATCGTTTTTTGAGACAACTAAATATGCATCAAGAATATCTTTGAATGAAGTTTTATCTTTAAAAATTGAGAAAGCTTTTGCTTGAATTTCATTTGCGCTTGTAAAATTGCTGTTTCTAATTAGAACCTCTATTTCGTCGGCGAAGAATATTATTTTTGAAAGTAAGTTTTGTGTATCTTCATTGTGATGATCCTTGATGACAGATGCGATTTTATCAAAAAAGGGTATATCTCTTAATAATTCGTAGCCAGAATGAGCGTGATTTTGAATATTGATTTCTTTCCTTTTGTTTAATTCAAGCAGACAGGAGCTCTCACTTAAAAGAGCTCCAATATCATGCAATAAGCTGCTAAGATAAAGATCAATTCTCTGAGTTTTTTCTAATTTCATTTCTCTTGATATAAGATTAGAAATAAAGCTTAATTTTAAGGAATGTTCATAAGGATATGGGTTTAACATAAATAATGTTTGTGAGTAAGAAATATTTTCAACTAATTTAGTTAAATTAATCTTTTTATTATTAATCACTGTTTAAGATAGAGATTATATCTTTTGGCTGATTAATATGTAAGACATTTTTTTCCTTCAAAATTTCATCTGGTCTAAAGCCCCAAAGGACACCAATGGGTAGGATTTCTGCATTTTTAGCCGTGTTTATGTCTACTGCGGTGTCTCCAACCATTGACCAATTGCAACTTTCTAATTTTGAGAAAGAAATGATTTCGTAGATTGCCATTGGATCAGGTTTTTTGGGTATCTGGGGTCTTGCACCTAAAATTTTTAGGAAAGGAAATTCTGGAAAGAAGAAATTTGCCATCTCTTTTGTGAAGGGATCTGGCTTGTTTGAGAGTATTGCTACTAAATAGTCTCTATCTTTTAAAAAATCTAAAATTTCATATATTCCCTCATAGGGTTTGCTATTTTTTGACCAGTTTTTCCTATAAATTTCGCTATAATTTTTGAGTAATTTTGATTTTAAATCTTCTGAATATTTCTCTTTTGGGATTATCCTGTCTATTAAAACCTCTGATCCCTCACCGACAAAGTTTTTGTAGCTCTCGATTGGGTAAGGAGTTAATCCACCTTCTTCAAGAGCCATATTGGCGCTTATGGCAATGTCTGCCAGCGTGTCAACAAGTGTTCCGTCAAAATCGAAAACTATACCCTTTATGCTGTTTTTTACTGACATATTAATAGTTATATTTATAGATTTCTAAAAAAAGCTTATTTGCGAGGTCTGGATTTAAGTTTTTCAGTATTTTTTGTTCTGTCATTGCAAAGTATTTTTCGCCGAGTTTTGCCAAGGCGACACCAATATAGTAGTGGTAGTTTGCGTTATCAGGATCAAGCCTTATTGCATTTTTATATGCTTGAAAAGTCATGCCATTGTCCGATCTGCTCCTAAAGATGTCTCCAAGCCTAGCTGATGCTGTTAGATTATCAGGATCTTTTACTAGAAGATTTTCATACAAGGTTACTGCTTGATCGTAGTTTTTCTTTT
It includes:
- a CDS encoding HAD family hydrolase, which produces MSVKNSIKGIVFDFDGTLVDTLADIAISANMALEEGGLTPYPIESYKNFVGEGSEVLIDRIIPKEKYSEDLKSKLLKNYSEIYRKNWSKNSKPYEGIYEILDFLKDRDYLVAILSNKPDPFTKEMANFFFPEFPFLKILGARPQIPKKPDPMAIYEIISFSKLESCNWSMVGDTAVDINTAKNAEILPIGVLWGFRPDEILKEKNVLHINQPKDIISILNSD
- a CDS encoding HD domain-containing phosphohydrolase; this translates as MLNPYPYEHSLKLSFISNLISREMKLEKTQRIDLYLSSLLHDIGALLSESSCLLELNKRKEINIQNHAHSGYELLRDIPFFDKIASVIKDHHNEDTQNLLSKIIFFADEIEVLIRNSNFTSANEIQAKAFSIFKDKTSFKDILDAYLVVSKNDFFLFLLNNLEELKKENSLLVEDRFEILNDEQLGDLAKTIAKNFVDAKSEFTKLHSIDVTYTAVSIAKAMGFPPMDCQKIETAGFLHDIGKIFIPLDILEKPDKLTGSEWLTMKSHAYYTYSFLNSLGLDKEIIDIASFHHECLDGSGYPFGLEGNDLSKLQRIIAVADIYAALRQQRPYRTDRMKHEEAIEILEKMAKTGKIDMEVIKSIPYNLIMLWGY